A genomic stretch from Mya arenaria isolate MELC-2E11 chromosome 10, ASM2691426v1 includes:
- the LOC128204584 gene encoding lectin BRA-3-like, giving the protein MYLSFSAERSWQDAQSTCELMGGHLVTITTQEENNFVLGLRDDPLSDTWVGANDLSIEGDFIWVTGEEWTYSKSTNADAWAGSQDENDCMLIKRNQFESLLFSNKFDDANCSRLVKFVCEMSL; this is encoded by the coding sequence ATGTATTTGTCATTTTCCGCGGAAAGATCTTGGCAGGATGCACAAAGCACGTGCGAGCTGATGGGCGGCCATCTTGTAACCATAACAACGCAGGAAGAAAACAACTTTGTCCTTGGCCTACGAGATGACCCTTTATCTGACACGTGGGTAGGCGCAAATGACCTTTCGATCGAGGGCGATTTCATCTGGGTAACAGGAGAGGAGTGGACGTACAGCAAATCTACCAATGCGGACGCGTGGGCTGGCTCTCAGGATGAAAACGATTGTATGCTTATTAAACGCAATCAGTTTGAAAGTCTACTTTTCTCCAACAAATTCGATGACGCAAATTGTAGCCGTTTAGTGAAGTTTGTCTGCGAAATGTCGTTGTAG